TCCACGAAGAACGAGGGAGACAGCGACACCACCGCGCAGTAATCACCCTGGCGCCGGATCTCCGCCCAGACCTCACGGATTCGACTGAGCCACGGCGCACCGTCGAAAGCCGCCGACACATGCGTCTCGGTGAGACCCGCCCACAGTGCGTGCACGCGTTGCGCATACTCCGGCGGGCCGATCAACCCCGCCGCGATCTCCCGGTCGAGGGCCACCGTCTCGGATTCCAGACCGAGTTGCCGGGAAATCTCCACGGGCGCCGAGGTGCCGTGGAGCAAAGTGCCGTCGAGATCGAAGAGATGAAGTCTCGCCATGGCACTGGAGGCTAGTGCCGGCGCCGGACTATCGGCGGCATGATCGGCGGGACTGATGGACGCTCGCCGTTCGCCGGTGTTTCACGTGAAACACCCTTAGGTTGTTCATGCATCCCGCCCGGCCCCTCAAGTTGGCCAAAAGGACCTACGTCTCTGCCGAAACAGGTGGACGTCAAGGGCACCGGTCAGACAGCCTGACCTGCGTGCCTACTCCTGCCCTCGCTGCTCTGCCGATCCGCCGCCTGACCCGTCGCGACCTCAAGGTCTGCGCCGACTTGTCCGAGGACCGGGGGTGGCCACGCGAGGAGCACAAATGGGGCTTCCTCCTCACCGCCGGGAAGGGATACGGCATCGACGACCCCCAAGGAGGGCTCGTGGCCGCCTGCGCGGTCACCGAGTACGGACCGCTGGAACGCCCTGAACTCGGAGCCGTGGGCATGGTGCTGGTCGCCGAGCGGCACGCACGCCAAGGCGTCGGGCGCCGCTTGATGCAGCATGTGGTGTCTCTGATGGGCACGACGCCTCTCACCCTGCACGCGACGCCGAACGGTCGCCCGCTCTACGAGGAACTCGGCTTCAAGGTCACCGGCCGCGCAGAGATGCTGCGCGGCCTTTTCGTGCCGAGTGGACCCGAGCCCGATGTGGCCACCCGCCCGGCCACCGGCGAGGACCTCCCCAAGATCCTTCGCATCGACGCCGAGGTGTTCGGCACCGACCGCACGCACATCGTCACGCGCCTGCCCGCCTTCGCCGACCAGGTGCGTGTCGCCGAGGAGGACGGCCGCATCATCGGCTACGCGGCCGCCTGGCCCAACATGGACACGCATGTCGTCGGCCCACTGATCGCCCGGGACACGGAGACGGCGAAGGCGCTGATCGCCTCGCTCGCGGCCCACACCGACCGCCCTCTGCGCACCGACATCGACGTCCGGCACGAGGAACTGCTGGCGTGGGCGAAGGAGCGCGGCCTGGCATCGGTCGCCTTCAACGCGGTGATGGCGTACGGGATGTCGGAACTTCCGGGTGACTGGAGTCGGCGCTTCGCTCCGCTGACGGTGGCCGCGGGCTGAGTCCGATACGACAGGGGGACGCCGGTCCGCTGGGGCACCGGCGTCCTGTCGCGGCTGACGGATCCGACGTCAGCCGAGCGCCTCCACGGCGGCCGTGGCGAACCCGTGGTCCTGCTCCGGGGCGCCGCCGCCCACTCCGATCGCACCGATCAGCCGTCCGTCACGGTGAATCGGCAGACCCCCCGCGATGAACAGCAACGGCCGGTCGAGCGCGGTCTGGAGGGAGTGGAACGGCCCGTCGGGCTTGACCGCGTCGACGAGGTCGGCGGTCGGCGCGTTCAGTTGGAGAGCGGTGTACGCCTTCCGGGTGCTGGTCTCACCGGAGATCAGCACGGCCCGGTCGTCGCGCCGGAAGGCGAGCAGGTGCCCGCCGCCGTCCAGGACGGTGACGCTGACGGTCGCTCCGGCGGCCTCGGCGGCCCGCTGTGCGGCCGTGACGAGGAGGTCGGCGTCCTGGACGGTCAGGGGCCCGACGGCGGTGGTGGTGCTCATGGCGTGTGTTTCTCCTTGTGTATGTCGCTGGTGGGGGTAACGGCCGGGTGGGCGCGGGGACGGCCCTGGCCCCACGCCGGCCCGGGTCGGGGTGAGTGGCGAGCGGACGGTGCGGGACCAACGGCGGGGCATACGGTCCGCCGCGTCCGGGGCGGTCAGTGGTGGACGGCGGTCCGCTCCTCGGTGGGGACGCCGGCCGCCACGACGGCACTCGTCGTGCCGGCACGACGCTCCAGCGCGGCCGACAGGACGGCGAGGAGCAGAGCGGCCGCGGCGAGGACGGCGCCGACCCAGTTCGGGGCGGTGTAACCCAGGCCGGCCGCGATGACGATGCCGCCGAGCCACGCGGACAGGGCGTTGCCCAGGTTGAAGGCGCCGATGTTCACGGCGGAGGCAAGGGTCGGCGCACCGTGCGCCTGGTCGAGGACGCGCTTCTGCAGCGGCGGCACCGTGGCGAAGCCCAGGGCGCCGATCAGAGCGATGGTGACGGCCGAGAGGACCTTGTCGTGAGCCGTGAGCGTGAACAGCGCGAGCACGATCGCAAGGGCGCCCAGGGAGACGTACAGCATCGGCATCAGCGCGCGGTCGGCGAACTTGCCGCCGACGAGGTTGCCGCCGACCATGCCCAGGCCGAAGAGGACCAGCAGCCAGGTGACGGAGCCCTCGGCGAAGCCGGTGACGTGGGTCATCATCGGCGCGATGTAGGTGATGGCCGCGAAGACGCCGCCGAAGCCGAGCACGGTCATCGCCATGGCGAGCAGGACCTGGACGTTCCTGAAGGCGGCCAGTTCATGCCGCAGGTGGACGCCTTCGGGCTTGGGCATCTCGGGGACGAGCTTGGCGATACCGGCCAGGCCGATGACACCGAGCGCGGCGACGACGGTGAAGGTGACGCGCCAGCCCAGGGACTGCCCGACGAGCGTGCCCAGCGGAACGCCGACGACGTTGGCGACGGTCAGGCCCGTGAACATCATCGCGATCGCTCCGGCCTTCTTGTCCGGGGCGACCAGTTCCGCGGCCACCACCGAGCCGATGCCGAAGAAGGCACCGTGGGCGAGTGAGGCGACCACCCGGCCGATGAGCATCACGGCGAAGGCGGGAGCGAGGGCGGAGAGCAGATTGCCCACGATGAACAGCCCCATCAGCACCATGAGCATCCGTTTGCGGGAGATCTTCGTGCCGAGCACGGTCATGAGCGGGGCGCCGAACATCACGCCGAGCGCGTAGCCGGTCACCAGGAAACCGGCTGTCGGAATGGAGACCCCGAAGTCGGTCGCGACCTCGGGCAGCAAGCCCATGATCACGAACTCGGTGGTACCGATGCCGAAGGCCCCGATCGCGAGGGCCAGAAGCGCGAGAGGCATGGGGGATACACCTTCCCAGATGATTACAGGAGCGCTTTGCGTGCATCCACAATAATTGCAGACGCGGGCTATATGCAACCGCCGACAATTGCGGCGCTGCTCTATCCTGGATGCAGCCGCTCCGGACGGAGGAGACCCCAATGACAGCGACGGACCCCGCGCTCACCGCCCTCGCCCAGGGTTGGTGCGCCCTCTCCCTGCTGCACGGGAGGATCGAGGCGCACATCGAGCGCGCCCTGCAGGCCAGGCACGGCCTGAGCGTGCGCGAGTACTCCCTGCTCGACGTCCTCAGCCGACAGCACGACGGCGACGGGGGGCATCTGCAGATGAAGCAGGTCGCCGACGCGGTCGTGCTCAGCCAGAGCGCCACCACTCGGTTGGTCACCCGGCTCGAGGACCGCGGTCTGCTGGAGCGGTACCTGTGCCCCACCGACCGCCGCGGCATCTACACCAACGTGACCGAGGCGGGCCTGAAGCTGCTGGCGGAGGCGCGGCCGACCAATGACGCCGCCCTGCGCGAGGCGCTGGACGAGGCGGCCAAGAACCCTGAGCTGGTCCCACTGGTCCGCGTCGTGGAGTCGGCGAGCGTGCCCGCTTAGGGTGCGGACATGGGAGATCTTGAGATACGAGCCGCGGTCACGGACGACCTCCCCGCGATCGTCGGCATGCTCGCCGACGACCCCCTGGGTGCGCAGCGCGAGTCACCGGACGACCTGATCCCGTACCGGGCCGCACTGGAGCGCATCGGCGCGGACCCGAACCAGCACCTCGTCGTCGCCGTTCGTGAGGGCCGCATCGTCGGAACGCTTCAGCTCACGGTCATTCCCGGACTCTCCCGCCGTGGAGCCACCAGGTCGATCATCGAAGCCGTCCGCATCCATGCGGACGAACGCGGGAGCGGGCTGGGCGCACAGCTCATCGAGTGGGCGATCGAGGAATCCCGGCGACACGACTGCCAATTGGTGCAGCTGACCTCCGACACCTCCCGCGTGGACGCCCACCGCTTCTACGAGCGGCTCGGCTTCACGGCGTCCCACGTGGGTTTCAAGCTTCAGCTCTAGGCCCGCGGGATGCGAACGGGCGCCGCAGCGGAAGCCGTGTTTCACGTGAAACACGGCCCTTGCTTCGCGCTTCAGACAGCCCTCATCCATGCCGTGAGGCGGCCTCTACTCTTCACGCCCTGGCCCCTCCCCACCCTAGGGCGGCCTCTCCTCCGCACGCTGAGACGGCCGCCCCTCCGCCGCGCGTCTTGCCCGTGTACCGCCTAACCGATCCCCCGCCACCCCTCCGGGTCCACTCCGCCCGGCACTTCCGCTGTCTCGTCGTACGGCTGACGTGTGAACACGAACGACCCGAGGTCCAGATGGCTCACGGAGCCGTCAGCCCGCCGTACGGGCCGCAGCAACTCTCCGGCGTAATAGCCCTCCAACCCCGTCCAGGTGCCGTCACCGTTGGCCCGGAAGCGTGCGCCACGGCCCTTCCCCGACAAGGGCTCCAGCGTCACCCCGCCGCCTCCCGTCAGCCGCAGACCGAAGGCGTACGTCCCCCAGTACCACTGGCCCGCCAACTCCAGTACGACCGGGTCGACCTCGGGCAAGGGGCGCCACGGCTCGGGAATCCGCGGCTCGGCCTCGGCGACGATGCGTACGAGGTCGGCGCCCACCGTCGACAGCAGCGGCCCTGAGGTGCAGTTGGCGAGCACCACTGCCCCGACGTCATCCGCCACGCTCAGGGTGAGATTCGCGAGGAAGCCCGGCAGCGAGCCGGAGTGGCCCACGAGCAGCCGTCCGTCGCAGTGCTGAATCTGCAGTCCGAGTCCGTACGTCACTCCCTGGGCGACGTCCGCGGCCTCGGCCGGCGCCGCGGGCGCCCGCATCTCCCGTACGGTCTCCTCGCTCAGCACCCGCTCGTCGCCCTGCGCGAGGAACACGGCGAACCTCGCCAGATCCCCGGTGGTCGACCAGAGCTGACCGGCAGGAGCCATCCGCCCGAGGTCCTCGGCGGGCTCCGGCAGCAGGACGTCGGCCCAGGGATGCACCGCCCAGCCACCTGCACGCGGGGAGGAGGGGCGCACACGCGTCCGGTCGAGGCCGATGGGTTCGAGCACCTCGCGCCGCAGCACCTCCTCCCAGGGGGCAGCGCGCAGTCTCTCGACGAGCGCGCCGAGCAGGGTGTAGCCGGGGTTCGAGTAGTGGAAACGCCGGCCGGCCGGATGCAGGAACGGATGGTCACCCAGCACGTCGGCCAGCTCCGGGCGCAAGGACCCGGGGCTCCGCTCCCACCAGGGTGCCGGGGACTCGGCGGCCAGCCCGCTGGTGTGCGCGAGGAGTTCGGCGATGGTGGCCTCACCGGCACGGGTGCCCGGCAGATGCTTCTCGAGCCGGTCGCCGAGGTCGAGGACGCCCTCGTCGCGCAACCGCAGCACGAGAACCGCGGTGAAGGTCTTGGTGATCGAACCGATCCGGTACTGCACGTTCTCGTCCGGCATCTGCCCGTCCACCGACGTTCGGGCCCCGTGCCACACGGCGCGCCCGTCCCGCACGACCGCCGCGACCATCGACGGCGCGCGCCCTTCGGACTGGGCCACGGCCAGCCGGTGCAGCAAAGCCCTGCGCGTCCCGGGGAGCAGCTCTTCCTGAGATGTCGTCATGCCCCCAGTTCATCCGGCCGGGGGACGCACGTCGAGCACATTTCCCGGCACGCGGCGACCCGCCGGCGACCGGCCACGAGGCCCGCGCCCTCGCCGCGCGTTCGCGACCCTGTCCCGCGTCCGCGGATCAGGTTTGCGCCATGTCCACGAACCGCGAGTAGTGGCCCTGGAAGGCGACCGTGATGGTCGCGGTCGGGCCGTTTCGGTGCTTGGCGACGATGAGGTCCGCCTCGCCCGCACGGGGCGACTCCTTCTCGTAGGCGTCCTCGCGGTGGAGCAGGATGACCATGTCGGCGTCCTGCTCGATGGAGCCGGACTCACGCAGGTCGGAGACCATCGGTTTCTTGTCGGTGCGCTGCTCGGGGCCACGGTTCAGCTGGGAGAGCGCGATGACCGGGATCTCCAGCTCCTTGGCCAGGAGCTTGAGGTTCCGGGACATGTCCGAGACCTCCTGCTGACGGCTCTCGGCGCGCTTGGAACCGCCGGACTGCATCAGCTGGAGGTAGTCGATGACGACCAGTCGGAGGTCGTTGCGCTGCTTGAGGCGACGGCACTTGGCGCGGATCTCCATCATCGACAGGTTCGGGGAGTCGTCGATGTAGAGGGGGGCGGCGGAGACGTCCGGCATCCGGCGGGCCAGCCGCGTCCAGTCCTCGTCGGTCATCGTGCCGGACCGCATGTGGTGCAGCGCGACACGGGCCTCGGCCGACAGCAGACGCATCGCGATCTCGTTGCGCCCCATTTCGAGCGAGAAGATGACGCTCGGCAGGTTGTGCTTGATCGACGCGGCCCGGGCGAAGTCGAGTGCGAGCGTCGACTTGCCCATCGCGGGACGTGCTGCGATGACGATCATCTGGCCCGGATGCAAGCCGTTGGTGAGCGAGTCGAAGTCGGTGAAACCCGTCGGCACGCCCGTCATCTCGCCGGTGCGCGAACCGATCGCCTCGATCTCGTCGAGCGCGCCCTCCATGATGTCGCCGAGCGGCAGGTAGTCCTCACTCGTGCGTTGCTCGGTGACGGCGTAGATCTCGGCCTGGGCGCGGTTGACGATCTCGTCGACGTCGTCGTCGGCCGCGTATCCCATCTGGGTGATCCGGGTGCCCGCCTCCACGAGGCGGCGCAGGACGGCCCGTTCGTGGACGATCTCCGCGTAGTACTCGGCGTTCGCCGCCGTCGGCACCGTCTGCACGAGCGTGTGCAGATAGGAGGCGCCGCCGACCTTGTTGATCTCACCGCGCTTGGTGAGTTCGGCCGCGATGGTGATGGGGTCGGCCGGCTCGCCCTTGGCGTAGATGTCGAGGATCGCCTGGTAGATCGTCTCGTGCGCGGGCTTGTAGAAATCGTGGCCCTTGAGTATCTCCACGACGTCGGCGATGGCGTCCTTGGACAGCAGCATGCCGCCCAGGACGGACTGTTCGGCGTTGAGATCCTGCGGCGGGACCCGCTCGAAGGACGAACCTCCGCCGTCCCAGGCGCCGTTGTCCCGGCCCCGATCATGCTGGTCCTCGCGTGTGCGGCCACCGTCCCCGCGTCGGCGGGAGGGCAGACGATCGCTGGGACCGCTGTCGGCCCACGGGTCGTCCAAGGGCTCGGAAATGCTCACCGAGCCACCTCCTCCCGTCCGCCGAGCGGACCTCGCCGTGCCCCTCATTTCTACGGCACGGCACTGACAACTGAGAGGCCCAACTCCGGTACTGACGCGTCGGTTTTGTGACGGTTTCACGGCCTGGCGGGGGGAGCGGGCGCCGGACCACGTTAGGCCCCCGGGCACCGTCAGCCAATCTGGTTATCCACAGGCCATGTGGACGACGGCCCCTATGCTGTGGAGAACTCCGCGAAACCTGTGCACGACACGGTGGACAGCGCTGTGAACAAGCCCGCACCGTCTCGTCGCAACTGCCGCTGACCTGCACCTTTCCCATCCACTGGCTGTGCAGAAGAAAAACTTTCCCAGTCGGCCCAAGTTCGCTTCGAACAGTGCCCGACGCTACGCTCCGCTACGACCCGAGTAAGGGTCACTGAGACCTTGTGTCTCTTACCTGTGGAAGATTAGATTGATGCTCATGACACAGGCTCCCGCGCCCCCCAGGACCGCTCGGCGACGACACGATCGCGAGATCGTCTCCCTGGCCGTCCCGGCCTTCGGCGCACTGGTCGCCGAGCCCCTCTTCGTCCTGGCCGACAGTGCGATCGTCGGCCACCTCGGCACGGGCCAACTCGCCGGGCTCGGCGTCGCCTCGGCGCTCCTCACCACCGCCGTCAGCGTCTTTGTCTTCCTCGCCTACGCCACCACGGCGGCCGTGGCCCGGCGGGTCGGTGCTGGTGACCTCCCCGCGGCCATCCGGCAGGGCATGGACGGAATCTGGCTGGCCCTGCTGCTCGGCGCCGGCGTCATCGCCGTCGTCCTGCCCACGGCACCGTCACTTGTGGAACTCTTCGGCGCCTCCGACACAGCGGCTCCCTACGCGACGACCTATCTGCGGATCTCGGCCTTCGGCATCCCGGCCATGCTCGTCGTCCTCGCCGCGACCGGCGTCCTGCGCGGTCTGCAGGACACCAAGACGCCGCTCTACGTGGCTGTCGCGGGCTTCGTCGCCAACGGTGTCCTGAACGTGGCCCTGGTCTACGGTGCCGGCCTCGGCATAGCCGGCTCCGCCTGGGGCACCGTGATCGCCCAGTGGGGCATGGCCGCCGTCTACCTCGTGGTCGTCGTGCGGGGAGCCCGCAGCCACGGCGCCTCACTGCGCCCGGACGTCGCGGGGATCAGGGCGTCCGCACAGGCCGGGACACCCCTTTTGGTCCGCACGCTCTCACTGCGAGCCATCCTGATGATCGCGACAGGCGTCGCAGCCCGCCTGGGCGACGCCGACATAGCGGCCCACCAGATCGTCCTCTCCCTCTGGAGCCTGCTGGCCTTCGCACTCGACGCCATCGCCATCGCCGGGCAGGCCATCATCGGACGGTATCTCGGCGCCGACGACCCACAAGGAGCCCGTGACGTCTGCCGACGCATGATGCAGTGGGGCGTCGTGGTCGGTCTCCTCCTCGGGACTCTGGTCGTCGTGGCCCGCCCGGCCTTCCTCCCTCTGTTCACCAGCGACTCCGCGGTAAAGGACGCCGCTCTCCATGCCCTGCTGGTCGTGGCGCTCTCCCAGCCGATCTGCGGTGTCGTCTTCGTCCTGGACGGCGTCCTGATGGGAGCCGGTGACGGCCCCTACCTCGCCTGGGCGATGCTCCTGACTCTCGCCGTCTTCACTCCCGTGGCGCTGCTCGTACCCACCGTCGGTGGCGGGCTCACCGCATTGTGGGCGGCCATGACGCTGATGATGACGGTCCGCATGCTCACCCTGTGGCTGCGCGCACGCTCAGGCCGCTGGCTCGTCACGGGCGCCACGCGCTGAGCAAGTCGTCAGCGGAAACAGGACGCGGGAGTGGCTCCCCAGCCCGATTCGGCGTTTCACATGAAACACCTCCCGATAGCCCGTGTTTCACGTGAAACACCCACCGCGCTGCACCACCCGCCGCCTGCCACACGCGAGCGATCCACGATCATCCGCAAGCCACACGCGAGTGGGGCCGCACCCCGAAGGGTGCGGCCCCACTCTCTGCTTCAGCGAGCGCAGCGCTTAGGCAGCGACGACCTCGATGCTGACCTTGGCGGCAACCTCGGGGTGCAGACGCACGGACGTCTCGTGGGCGCCCAGCGTCTTGATCGGCGTGCCGAGCTCGATGCGGCGCTTGTCGACCTCGGGGCCACCGGCAGCCTTGATCGCCGAGGCGACATCGGCCGGGGTGACGGAACCGAACAGACGGCCGGCGTCGCCGGAGCGGACGGCCAGACGGACCTTCACACCCTCGAGCTGGGCCTTGACCTGGTTGGCCTGCTCGATGGTCTGGATCTCGTGGATCTTGCGAGCACGACGGATCTGCTCAACGTCCTTCTCGCCACCCTTGGTCCAGCGGATAGCGAACTTCCGCGGGATCAGGTAGTTGCGAGCGTAACCGTCCTTGACGTCGACGACGTCGCCCGCGGCACCGAGGCCGGAGACCTCGTGGGTGAGGATGATCTTCATGAGTCGGTCACCCTTCCCTTATCGCGCGGTGGACGTGTAGGGCAGCAGCGCCATCTCACGGCTGTTCTTGACGGCCGTGGCGACGTCACGCTGGTGCTGCGTGCAGTTGCCGGTCACGCGGCGGGCACGGATCTTGCCGCGGTCGGAAATGAACTTCCGCAGCATGTTCGTGTCCTTGTAGTCCACGTACGTGACCTTGTCCTTGCAGAAAGCGCAGACCTTCTTCTTCGGCTTGCGCACAGGCGGCTTCGCCATGATGTTTCTCCTGTGTGATCAAGAAGTGTGGGTACGGGCCACCCTCGGCCGTGAGGCCTAGAAGGGGGGCTCGTCCGAGTAGCCGCCACCGCTGCCGCCGGAGCCACCGCCCCAGCCGCCACCACCCTGGCCGCCACCGGCGGGAGCGCCGGACGCCCACGGGTCGTCGGCAGGAGCGCCGCCGCCCTGCTGGCCGCCACCGGGGCCACCGCCCCAGCCGCCGCCCTGCTGACCGCCGCCACCGCCGCCGCCGTAACCGCCTTGGCCGCCCCGGCCGGCGGTCTTGGTGACCTTGGCCGTGGCGTTGCGCAGGCTGGGGCCGACTTCCTCGACGTCCAGCTCGAAGACCGTGCGCTTGACACCCTCACGGTCCTCGTAGGACCGCTGCTTCAGCCGGCCCTGCACGACGACGCGCATGCCTCGCTGGAGCGACTCGGCGACGTTCTCCGCCGCCTGGCGCCAGACCGAGCAGGTCAGGAACAGGCTCTCGCCGTCCTTCCACTCGTTGGTCTGACGGTCGAAGGTGCGGGGCGTGGACGCGACACGGAACTTCGCGACCGCCGCACCGGAGGGGGTGAAGCGCAGCTCGGGGTCGTCGACAAGATTGCCGATGACCGTGATGACGGTCTCGCCTGCCATGGGGGAACCTCTCGGCGGGTTTGCTGCTGGCTGCTTGTGGTGCTACTCGAGTCCCGGGATCGGCTGAGCGAGAGCTCAGTGGGTCTCGGGACGGAGGACCTTGGTCCGGAGGACCGACTCGTTCAGGTTCATCTGGCGGTCGAGCTCCTTGACGACCGCAGGCTCGGCCTGCAGGTCAATGACCGAGTAGATGCCCTCGGGCTTCTTCTTGATCTCGTACGAGAGACGACGACGGCCCCAGGTGTCGACCTTCTCGACCTTTCCGCCACCGTCACGGACGACAGAAAGGAAGTTCTCGATCAGCGGGGAGACAGCGCGCTCCTCGAGATCGGGGTCGAGGATGACCATCACCTCGTAGTGACGCATGTGGAACCCACCTCCTTTGGACTCAGCGGCCACGGTCGTTCCGTGGCAGGAGGGTCGTGATGCGTACGCAACGGTATCGGCCACCACTGACAATCGGGGGCCCTGTGCGGGCTTCCGGCCGTGGTCTGGGCAGACACCGGTGCAGACGGTACAGAGTACCCGCACACCGGCTTCCGGTTGAAATCCGGCCGCCGTGACCGTCAATCTGTACACATCGGGTGTGTATGGCGCTACGATGCGCCGCCTTCCGCAGGAGGTGCCCCATGGCACAAGCATTGCGACCCAACACCGCCGGATCCCTCTTCGCCACGGACGGCAGGCCCCATCCCGTCCAGCACGCACTGCTCGCGGTGACGCTGGTCCTCGGAGTGGTCGCGTTCGTCACGGCGATGTTCCCGAGCCTCCATCTGATCAGCTCCTGGACCGGCCTGGCCGGCATCCTCACCGGGGCCTACGGTCAGTGGATCTCGGAGACGACCCGCGAACGCTTCGGACTGGTGCTGGGCCTCGGTGCCTCGGCCGTCGGCTTCTTCCTGGGCATGGCCCAGGGAGGGCTTTTCGGCGGGCTTTTCTGACCTCTTCCGACCCACCCGGTCACACTCGTCCCACACCCACCGAGCCCTTCGGGGCTCGGTGTTCGCCGCCGCGGCCGCGACAGGCCGAGGAGAAGGTTGCGCACGCCCAGTCGGGGCGCTCGTGGGGCGCAGTAGGCTTCGGC
This region of Streptomyces chromofuscus genomic DNA includes:
- a CDS encoding MarR family winged helix-turn-helix transcriptional regulator, coding for MTATDPALTALAQGWCALSLLHGRIEAHIERALQARHGLSVREYSLLDVLSRQHDGDGGHLQMKQVADAVVLSQSATTRLVTRLEDRGLLERYLCPTDRRGIYTNVTEAGLKLLAEARPTNDAALREALDEAAKNPELVPLVRVVESASVPA
- a CDS encoding MATE family efflux transporter, with product MTQAPAPPRTARRRHDREIVSLAVPAFGALVAEPLFVLADSAIVGHLGTGQLAGLGVASALLTTAVSVFVFLAYATTAAVARRVGAGDLPAAIRQGMDGIWLALLLGAGVIAVVLPTAPSLVELFGASDTAAPYATTYLRISAFGIPAMLVVLAATGVLRGLQDTKTPLYVAVAGFVANGVLNVALVYGAGLGIAGSAWGTVIAQWGMAAVYLVVVVRGARSHGASLRPDVAGIRASAQAGTPLLVRTLSLRAILMIATGVAARLGDADIAAHQIVLSLWSLLAFALDAIAIAGQAIIGRYLGADDPQGARDVCRRMMQWGVVVGLLLGTLVVVARPAFLPLFTSDSAVKDAALHALLVVALSQPICGVVFVLDGVLMGAGDGPYLAWAMLLTLAVFTPVALLVPTVGGGLTALWAAMTLMMTVRMLTLWLRARSGRWLVTGATR
- a CDS encoding MFS transporter, whose protein sequence is MPLALLALAIGAFGIGTTEFVIMGLLPEVATDFGVSIPTAGFLVTGYALGVMFGAPLMTVLGTKISRKRMLMVLMGLFIVGNLLSALAPAFAVMLIGRVVASLAHGAFFGIGSVVAAELVAPDKKAGAIAMMFTGLTVANVVGVPLGTLVGQSLGWRVTFTVVAALGVIGLAGIAKLVPEMPKPEGVHLRHELAAFRNVQVLLAMAMTVLGFGGVFAAITYIAPMMTHVTGFAEGSVTWLLVLFGLGMVGGNLVGGKFADRALMPMLYVSLGALAIVLALFTLTAHDKVLSAVTIALIGALGFATVPPLQKRVLDQAHGAPTLASAVNIGAFNLGNALSAWLGGIVIAAGLGYTAPNWVGAVLAAAALLLAVLSAALERRAGTTSAVVAAGVPTEERTAVHH
- a CDS encoding serine hydrolase domain-containing protein; the protein is MTTSQEELLPGTRRALLHRLAVAQSEGRAPSMVAAVVRDGRAVWHGARTSVDGQMPDENVQYRIGSITKTFTAVLVLRLRDEGVLDLGDRLEKHLPGTRAGEATIAELLAHTSGLAAESPAPWWERSPGSLRPELADVLGDHPFLHPAGRRFHYSNPGYTLLGALVERLRAAPWEEVLRREVLEPIGLDRTRVRPSSPRAGGWAVHPWADVLLPEPAEDLGRMAPAGQLWSTTGDLARFAVFLAQGDERVLSEETVREMRAPAAPAEAADVAQGVTYGLGLQIQHCDGRLLVGHSGSLPGFLANLTLSVADDVGAVVLANCTSGPLLSTVGADLVRIVAEAEPRIPEPWRPLPEVDPVVLELAGQWYWGTYAFGLRLTGGGGVTLEPLSGKGRGARFRANGDGTWTGLEGYYAGELLRPVRRADGSVSHLDLGSFVFTRQPYDETAEVPGGVDPEGWRGIG
- the rpsR gene encoding 30S ribosomal protein S18, with the translated sequence MAKPPVRKPKKKVCAFCKDKVTYVDYKDTNMLRKFISDRGKIRARRVTGNCTQHQRDVATAVKNSREMALLPYTSTAR
- a CDS encoding GlcG/HbpS family heme-binding protein, which translates into the protein MSTTTAVGPLTVQDADLLVTAAQRAAEAAGATVSVTVLDGGGHLLAFRRDDRAVLISGETSTRKAYTALQLNAPTADLVDAVKPDGPFHSLQTALDRPLLFIAGGLPIHRDGRLIGAIGVGGGAPEQDHGFATAAVEALG
- the rplI gene encoding 50S ribosomal protein L9, yielding MKIILTHEVSGLGAAGDVVDVKDGYARNYLIPRKFAIRWTKGGEKDVEQIRRARKIHEIQTIEQANQVKAQLEGVKVRLAVRSGDAGRLFGSVTPADVASAIKAAGGPEVDKRRIELGTPIKTLGAHETSVRLHPEVAAKVSIEVVAA
- the rpsF gene encoding 30S ribosomal protein S6 — protein: MRHYEVMVILDPDLEERAVSPLIENFLSVVRDGGGKVEKVDTWGRRRLSYEIKKKPEGIYSVIDLQAEPAVVKELDRQMNLNESVLRTKVLRPETH
- a CDS encoding single-stranded DNA-binding protein; translated protein: MAGETVITVIGNLVDDPELRFTPSGAAVAKFRVASTPRTFDRQTNEWKDGESLFLTCSVWRQAAENVAESLQRGMRVVVQGRLKQRSYEDREGVKRTVFELDVEEVGPSLRNATAKVTKTAGRGGQGGYGGGGGGGQQGGGWGGGPGGGQQGGGAPADDPWASGAPAGGGQGGGGWGGGSGGSGGGYSDEPPF
- a CDS encoding GNAT family N-acetyltransferase; the protein is MGDLEIRAAVTDDLPAIVGMLADDPLGAQRESPDDLIPYRAALERIGADPNQHLVVAVREGRIVGTLQLTVIPGLSRRGATRSIIEAVRIHADERGSGLGAQLIEWAIEESRRHDCQLVQLTSDTSRVDAHRFYERLGFTASHVGFKLQL
- the dnaB gene encoding replicative DNA helicase, giving the protein MSISEPLDDPWADSGPSDRLPSRRRGDGGRTREDQHDRGRDNGAWDGGGSSFERVPPQDLNAEQSVLGGMLLSKDAIADVVEILKGHDFYKPAHETIYQAILDIYAKGEPADPITIAAELTKRGEINKVGGASYLHTLVQTVPTAANAEYYAEIVHERAVLRRLVEAGTRITQMGYAADDDVDEIVNRAQAEIYAVTEQRTSEDYLPLGDIMEGALDEIEAIGSRTGEMTGVPTGFTDFDSLTNGLHPGQMIVIAARPAMGKSTLALDFARAASIKHNLPSVIFSLEMGRNEIAMRLLSAEARVALHHMRSGTMTDEDWTRLARRMPDVSAAPLYIDDSPNLSMMEIRAKCRRLKQRNDLRLVVIDYLQLMQSGGSKRAESRQQEVSDMSRNLKLLAKELEIPVIALSQLNRGPEQRTDKKPMVSDLRESGSIEQDADMVILLHREDAYEKESPRAGEADLIVAKHRNGPTATITVAFQGHYSRFVDMAQT
- a CDS encoding GNAT family N-acetyltransferase; amino-acid sequence: MPTPALAALPIRRLTRRDLKVCADLSEDRGWPREEHKWGFLLTAGKGYGIDDPQGGLVAACAVTEYGPLERPELGAVGMVLVAERHARQGVGRRLMQHVVSLMGTTPLTLHATPNGRPLYEELGFKVTGRAEMLRGLFVPSGPEPDVATRPATGEDLPKILRIDAEVFGTDRTHIVTRLPAFADQVRVAEEDGRIIGYAAAWPNMDTHVVGPLIARDTETAKALIASLAAHTDRPLRTDIDVRHEELLAWAKERGLASVAFNAVMAYGMSELPGDWSRRFAPLTVAAG